One stretch of Cedecea neteri DNA includes these proteins:
- a CDS encoding YfeC-like transcriptional regulator — MFKEKMTAAELAEMTGYTRQTINKWILKHNWETCKKKGVPGGKARFIYISEQVKTFIYNTRYMSDRVASYRVLRTPLEQLMLNALRTLSEDEQHKMTAILEREGSEGLLKRLGIQKNK; from the coding sequence ATGTTCAAGGAAAAAATGACCGCCGCTGAACTGGCGGAGATGACGGGTTACACCCGCCAGACGATCAATAAGTGGATACTGAAACATAACTGGGAAACCTGTAAAAAAAAAGGCGTACCGGGAGGTAAAGCAAGGTTCATTTATATCTCCGAGCAGGTGAAAACGTTTATCTACAACACCCGCTATATGAGCGACAGAGTAGCCTCTTATCGCGTCCTTCGAACACCGCTGGAACAGCTGATGCTGAACGCCCTGCGTACCTTATCCGAAGATGAACAGCATAAAATGACCGCGATCCTTGAGCGTGAAGGAAGTGAAGGTCTGCTCAAACGCCTCGGAATTCAAAAGAATAAATAA
- a CDS encoding YfeC-like transcriptional regulator has translation MLKERMTPEELAVITGYSRQTINKWVRKENWETSPKPGIQGGKARLIHIDEQVREFINSTRRVTENPARYNAADASLENLLVNSVQQMSDSEQQKMSAMLLRDGIAGLLKRLGISDNE, from the coding sequence GTGCTCAAGGAAAGAATGACACCTGAAGAATTAGCCGTTATTACCGGCTACAGCCGCCAGACCATTAACAAGTGGGTTCGCAAAGAAAACTGGGAGACCTCACCTAAACCCGGCATTCAGGGAGGCAAAGCGCGGCTGATTCACATTGATGAGCAAGTCCGGGAGTTTATTAACAGCACCCGACGAGTGACGGAGAATCCCGCGCGCTATAACGCTGCCGATGCCTCGCTTGAAAATCTGCTGGTGAACTCGGTGCAGCAAATGTCCGACAGCGAGCAACAAAAGATGTCCGCGATGCTGCTGCGCGACGGGATTGCAGGTTTACTTAAACGTCTGGGCATTAGCGATAACGAGTAA
- a CDS encoding EAL domain-containing protein — protein MIIYKTIRKIAIALTLCLLLIPFSRYISPTTFVDGHKTYLAYLPLSFIMAMIIIYGRQAILPLAAGSLIIYTWLLDLPPFPLVVFIFCLLFPLLIASLITHYYSGRRWRFGLPNKGMGPRIFWLGFVAPFTIKLLMYLSGNVVEYPPELAPFFGGGSVIYMIVDVLNLVVASLIFTPLFYYPLRMLLNPHFAVGFWRRCVRHYRRDKHRFYTACWLAAWVLYLLLMCSPWHSELISGYLVPVVFVLFTLGIRRLGGRLSSLLWGISAWVLLTYNTGFLQGVNTQYSLSFILSVFISFTVCLLYMAASYHKNEWMKRIYHLQAQTDPLTTLPNLRALEEHIGLYPTGALCCLRMANFEFLSRHYGMMMRIYCKKTIARELQPWLLEGEKIFQLPGSELLLFLRGGETEARLTYFVEQLNNKKIPWNNTSLEIEYGASWGIVDSPEELQRTLGQLSYLAEKASDVQRVLGLDSRLEAVSGQTTERVLLLQKIKRAIDEEAFQLYAQPIVNREGKGYHEILSRLVIDGQNITPDKFIPVIAEFNLSTRFDMMVMKMLLAWLAKHPDDTHQIRFSVNLMPLTLMQKEIAQQIVAQFKAYKVPTSAVVIEVTEEQAFSNSETSNQNIALLREKGFKIAIDDFGTGYANYERLKKLQADIIKIDGCFVRDITTDVMDKLIVKSICKLAAAKPLAVVAEYVETQEQREILLQLGVQFLQGYLVGKPEPLQHLKP, from the coding sequence ATGATTATTTACAAGACGATAAGAAAAATAGCGATTGCCCTGACGTTGTGTTTACTCCTCATTCCCTTTTCTCGTTATATTTCACCGACAACGTTTGTTGACGGGCATAAAACCTATCTCGCCTATCTGCCGTTAAGCTTTATTATGGCAATGATTATTATTTACGGGCGACAGGCGATTTTGCCGCTGGCAGCAGGGTCGCTGATTATTTATACCTGGCTTCTTGATTTACCGCCGTTTCCTCTCGTTGTATTTATTTTCTGTCTGTTATTCCCTTTGCTTATTGCCAGTCTGATTACCCATTACTATTCGGGCCGCCGCTGGCGCTTTGGCTTACCCAATAAGGGGATGGGGCCGCGCATTTTCTGGCTTGGGTTTGTCGCGCCGTTTACCATCAAGCTGCTGATGTATCTCTCGGGCAATGTCGTTGAGTACCCGCCTGAGCTTGCGCCGTTCTTCGGCGGCGGCTCGGTTATCTACATGATTGTCGATGTGCTGAACCTGGTCGTGGCTTCATTGATTTTCACACCGCTGTTCTATTACCCGCTGCGTATGTTGCTGAACCCGCATTTTGCCGTAGGCTTCTGGCGGCGCTGCGTAAGGCATTACAGGCGGGATAAGCACCGCTTTTATACGGCGTGCTGGCTGGCGGCCTGGGTACTGTACCTGCTGCTGATGTGCTCGCCGTGGCATAGTGAGCTGATTTCCGGCTACCTGGTTCCCGTTGTATTTGTGCTGTTTACCCTTGGTATTCGTCGCCTGGGCGGCAGGTTATCTTCTCTGCTGTGGGGCATTTCGGCATGGGTCTTGCTGACCTATAACACCGGCTTTTTACAAGGCGTGAATACGCAATACTCGCTGTCATTTATTCTTTCGGTCTTTATCTCCTTTACCGTCTGCCTGCTGTACATGGCCGCCTCCTACCATAAAAATGAATGGATGAAGCGCATTTATCATTTGCAGGCGCAGACCGATCCTTTAACCACATTACCTAATTTACGCGCGCTTGAAGAGCATATTGGCCTTTATCCTACGGGCGCACTTTGCTGCCTGAGAATGGCTAATTTTGAGTTTCTTAGCCGACATTACGGCATGATGATGCGCATATACTGTAAAAAAACCATCGCCAGAGAATTACAGCCGTGGCTGCTTGAGGGCGAGAAAATATTCCAGCTTCCCGGCAGTGAGTTACTTTTATTTTTACGCGGCGGGGAAACTGAAGCACGGTTAACCTATTTCGTTGAGCAATTGAATAATAAGAAAATCCCGTGGAATAACACCTCGCTTGAAATTGAATACGGGGCTTCCTGGGGGATTGTGGATTCACCGGAGGAGCTGCAGCGTACGCTGGGGCAATTAAGTTATCTGGCCGAAAAAGCCAGCGACGTGCAGCGTGTGCTTGGCCTGGACTCAAGGCTGGAGGCGGTGTCGGGGCAAACCACCGAGCGCGTCTTGCTGCTGCAAAAGATTAAGCGGGCGATAGACGAAGAGGCGTTTCAGCTTTATGCGCAGCCTATTGTGAACCGCGAAGGGAAGGGCTATCACGAAATCCTCAGCCGTCTGGTGATTGACGGCCAGAACATCACGCCGGATAAATTTATTCCTGTCATTGCCGAGTTCAACCTCAGTACACGCTTTGACATGATGGTCATGAAGATGCTTCTGGCCTGGCTTGCGAAGCACCCCGACGATACCCACCAGATTCGATTCTCGGTCAATCTGATGCCGCTCACGCTCATGCAAAAAGAGATTGCCCAGCAGATTGTTGCTCAGTTTAAAGCTTATAAAGTGCCCACCAGCGCGGTGGTCATTGAAGTCACGGAGGAACAGGCGTTCTCTAACTCGGAAACGTCTAACCAAAATATTGCCCTGCTGCGCGAGAAAGGCTTTAAGATTGCTATCGATGATTTTGGGACAGGCTACGCTAACTATGAGCGCCTGAAGAAGCTGCAGGCAGATATCATCAAGATTGATGGATGTTTTGTTCGCGACATTACCACCGACGTGATGGATAAACTCATCGTGAAGTCCATTTGCAAACTGGCGGCGGCTAAACCGCTGGCCGTCGTGGCGGAGTATGTCGAAACGCAAGAGCAGCGCGAAATCCTGCTGCAGCTTGGCGTCCAGTTCCTGCAGGGCTATCTGGTGGGGAAACCCGAACCTCTGCAGCATTTGAAGCCCTGA
- a CDS encoding diguanylate cyclase encodes MSTSLMSYFHLPMVKTLRITHVCFLSLFLLITFMFWQQGELFNHGYRTSQLSHLESVIARLESKSQYQMDNLRYLRRMFIETLHEPQFTPLSQLAARASNKETLSPLRIQSLAIPDSVRPFKNQTEEERASLTRREYQALRDIQDLFPLAGGSNRLSSSIYYMSRSGAFIASLSPDVNKLLIQSANPREIQGSFVLGSPMLNPRREPFWTRQNIADTGKTLINGSLPVDFDDRWIGLFGIAVTTDTMRLFLSSALPEDTHSTYLLFDKKMNPLTRPVGSQNGYQLSEKQRLAILAKLTGESRGTLRFGYAYATFGKVTGTGAILVSIQTVRQGLHEDFGRFSILLMLMWLTVILILLGSHRMICRLIRNMGQLQQEMHRHALHDDLTGVLNRRGFFETTGRISPQYVDYSLIQLDLDHFKKVNDRFGHQVGDRVLIHATRCIQQAIRSQDIVGRIGGEEFCLYLPDTDLHAAIAVAQRVRKMLVNTPLKLEDESTLLVTASLGVASHEEAPDGALEQIQSQADIRLYLAKQQGRNRVCWGAEVAAESRA; translated from the coding sequence GTGAGCACGTCGTTGATGAGCTATTTCCATCTGCCGATGGTCAAGACACTACGCATAACCCATGTGTGCTTTTTGTCGCTGTTTCTGCTGATAACATTCATGTTCTGGCAGCAGGGCGAGCTGTTTAACCACGGGTATCGCACCAGCCAGCTCAGCCATCTTGAAAGCGTTATCGCCAGGCTTGAAAGCAAATCTCAATATCAGATGGACAACCTGCGCTACCTGCGACGTATGTTTATTGAAACGCTGCATGAGCCTCAGTTCACGCCGCTGTCGCAGCTTGCTGCCCGGGCCAGCAACAAAGAGACGCTGTCGCCGCTGCGTATTCAAAGCTTAGCCATCCCCGATAGCGTTCGGCCCTTTAAAAATCAGACTGAAGAAGAGAGAGCAAGCTTAACGCGGCGCGAATACCAGGCGCTGCGCGACATTCAGGATCTCTTCCCGCTGGCCGGTGGGAGCAACCGGCTGTCCTCCAGCATTTATTACATGTCGCGCTCCGGCGCTTTTATTGCTTCCCTGTCGCCAGATGTGAACAAACTGCTTATCCAAAGCGCTAACCCGAGGGAAATACAGGGCTCGTTTGTGCTGGGTTCACCGATGCTTAATCCCCGGCGGGAGCCTTTCTGGACGCGGCAAAACATCGCTGATACGGGTAAAACGCTGATTAACGGCTCGCTCCCCGTTGATTTTGACGATCGGTGGATTGGGCTGTTTGGCATTGCCGTCACCACGGATACGATGCGGCTGTTTCTCTCCAGCGCTTTACCAGAAGACACCCACAGCACCTATCTGCTTTTTGATAAAAAGATGAACCCGTTAACACGCCCGGTTGGCTCGCAAAATGGCTATCAGCTCAGCGAAAAACAGCGGCTGGCTATTCTTGCAAAACTGACCGGTGAGTCTCGGGGAACATTACGCTTTGGCTACGCCTACGCCACCTTCGGTAAAGTGACCGGGACGGGAGCCATTCTGGTGAGTATCCAGACCGTCAGGCAGGGACTGCATGAGGACTTTGGGCGCTTCAGCATCCTGCTGATGCTGATGTGGCTGACCGTCATTCTTATCCTGCTTGGCTCGCACCGTATGATCTGCCGGCTGATTCGTAATATGGGGCAGCTGCAGCAGGAAATGCACCGACATGCGCTCCATGACGACCTGACCGGAGTCCTTAACCGGCGTGGGTTCTTTGAGACGACCGGACGCATAAGCCCGCAGTATGTGGATTACTCCCTGATTCAGCTGGATCTCGATCACTTCAAAAAGGTGAATGACCGCTTTGGGCACCAGGTCGGGGACCGCGTGCTGATTCACGCCACGCGCTGTATTCAGCAGGCAATTCGTAGCCAGGACATCGTCGGGCGTATCGGCGGCGAGGAGTTTTGTCTCTACCTGCCTGATACCGACCTGCATGCGGCTATTGCCGTCGCCCAGCGGGTACGCAAGATGCTGGTGAACACGCCGCTGAAGCTTGAGGATGAATCCACGCTGCTGGTGACGGCTTCGCTGGGCGTTGCTTCCCATGAAGAGGCGCCGGACGGCGCGCTGGAGCAGATACAGAGCCAGGCCGATATTCGGCTTTATCTGGCTAAGCAGCAGGGGCGTAACAGAGTGTGCTGGGGCGCAGAGGTAGCCGCCGAATCGCGGGCATAA
- a CDS encoding NupC/NupG family nucleoside CNT transporter — protein MSRVLHFVLALAVVALLALLVSPNRKQIRIRFVIQLLVIEVLLAWFFLTSDVGLGFVKGFSEMFEKLLGFANEGTNFVFGKMNDEGLAFFFLKVLCPIVFISALIGILQHIRILPIVIRAIGTVLSKVNGMGKLESFNAVSSLILGQSENFIAYKDILGKMSRNRMYTMAATAMSTVSMSIVGAYMTMLQPKYVVAALVLNMFSTFIVLSLINPYRVDEKEEDLQMSNLHEGQSFFEMLGEYILAGFKVAIIVAAMLIGFIALISGLNALFAAVLGISFQGILGYIFYPVAWVMGVPSGEALQVGSIMATKLVSNEFVAMMDLQKIAGSLSPRAEGILSVFLVSFANFSSIGIIAGAIKGLNEEQGNVVSRFGLKLVYGSTLVSILSASIAALVI, from the coding sequence ATGTCCCGCGTTTTGCACTTTGTTTTAGCGCTTGCTGTGGTCGCGCTGCTGGCTCTGCTGGTCAGCCCTAACCGCAAGCAAATTCGTATTCGCTTTGTCATTCAACTGTTAGTGATCGAAGTTTTACTGGCCTGGTTCTTCCTGACCTCAGACGTCGGCCTGGGCTTCGTAAAAGGTTTCTCCGAGATGTTCGAGAAACTGCTCGGCTTCGCTAACGAAGGGACAAACTTTGTCTTCGGCAAAATGAACGACGAAGGCCTGGCGTTCTTCTTCCTGAAGGTGCTGTGCCCAATCGTGTTCATTTCTGCGCTGATCGGTATTCTGCAGCATATCCGCATTCTGCCGATTGTTATTCGCGCCATCGGTACCGTGCTTTCTAAAGTCAACGGTATGGGTAAGCTGGAATCCTTTAACGCCGTAAGCTCGCTGATTCTGGGACAGTCAGAAAACTTCATCGCCTATAAGGATATTCTCGGCAAGATGTCGCGCAACCGCATGTACACCATGGCGGCAACCGCGATGTCTACCGTGTCCATGTCAATCGTGGGCGCGTACATGACCATGCTACAGCCAAAATACGTGGTTGCCGCGCTGGTGCTGAACATGTTCAGTACCTTTATCGTGCTGTCGCTTATCAACCCGTACCGCGTGGATGAGAAAGAAGAAGACCTGCAGATGTCTAACCTGCACGAAGGTCAAAGCTTCTTCGAAATGCTCGGCGAGTACATTCTGGCAGGTTTCAAAGTGGCGATTATCGTTGCCGCTATGCTGATTGGCTTCATCGCGCTGATTTCTGGCCTGAACGCGCTGTTCGCGGCCGTGCTGGGCATCTCCTTCCAGGGCATTCTGGGCTACATCTTCTACCCGGTTGCATGGGTGATGGGCGTGCCGTCCGGCGAAGCGCTGCAGGTCGGTAGTATCATGGCGACCAAACTGGTTTCTAACGAATTCGTTGCCATGATGGATCTGCAGAAGATTGCTGGCTCCCTGTCTCCACGTGCGGAAGGTATCCTGTCCGTGTTCCTGGTTTCCTTCGCTAACTTCTCTTCTATCGGCATCATCGCGGGCGCGATTAAAGGCCTGAACGAAGAGCAAGGTAACGTGGTTTCCCGCTTCGGCCTGAAGCTGGTTTACGGTTCTACGCTGGTAAGTATCCTGTCCGCGTCCATCGCCGCGCTGGTTATCTAA
- a CDS encoding Nramp family divalent metal transporter, producing MSQRQKMTSSRIDSNTGRTARKLRLALMGPAFIAAIGYIDPGNFATNIQAGASYGYQLLWVVVWANLMAALIQVLSAKLGIATGKNLAEQIRDHYPRPLVWIYWVQAEIIAMATDLAEFIGAAIGFKLILGVSLLQGAVLTGIATFLILMLQSRGQKPLEKVIGGLLLFVAAAYIVELIFSQPKFAELGKGMLIPSLPTSEAVYLAAGVLGATIMPHVIYLHSSLTQHLHAGNRAERYSATKWDVAIAMTIAGFVNLAMMATAAAAFHFTGHTGVAELEDAYKTLEPLLSHSAATIFGLSLVAAGLSSTVVGTLAGQVVMQGFVRFYIPLWVRRAITMAPSFVVIMMGLDPTRILVMSQVLLSFGIALALVPLLIFTSDKKLMGDLVNVRWVKLVGWAIVAVVVALNLWLIFGTLFGN from the coding sequence ATATCTCAGAGGCAGAAGATGACAAGCAGTCGCATTGACAGCAACACCGGGCGTACCGCGCGCAAGCTGCGGCTGGCGCTGATGGGGCCAGCGTTTATCGCCGCTATCGGCTACATCGATCCCGGTAACTTCGCGACCAATATTCAGGCCGGGGCGAGCTATGGCTACCAGCTGCTGTGGGTGGTGGTGTGGGCCAACCTGATGGCGGCGCTGATTCAGGTGCTTTCCGCCAAGCTGGGGATTGCCACCGGCAAAAACCTCGCGGAGCAAATCCGCGACCATTATCCGCGTCCTCTGGTGTGGATTTACTGGGTGCAGGCGGAAATCATTGCGATGGCGACGGATCTCGCCGAGTTTATCGGGGCGGCCATCGGCTTTAAGCTGATCCTTGGCGTTTCGCTCTTGCAGGGCGCGGTGCTGACCGGGATCGCAACCTTCCTGATCCTGATGCTGCAAAGCCGGGGGCAAAAGCCGCTGGAAAAAGTGATCGGCGGGCTGCTGCTGTTTGTGGCCGCGGCCTACATCGTTGAGCTGATATTCTCCCAGCCGAAGTTTGCGGAGCTGGGCAAAGGAATGCTGATCCCAAGCCTGCCAACGTCTGAGGCGGTTTATCTTGCCGCCGGCGTGCTCGGGGCGACTATCATGCCGCACGTGATTTACCTGCACTCTTCGCTGACCCAGCACCTGCATGCGGGCAACCGGGCAGAGCGCTATTCCGCGACCAAATGGGACGTGGCGATAGCCATGACGATTGCCGGCTTCGTCAACCTGGCGATGATGGCGACCGCCGCAGCGGCGTTTCACTTCACCGGGCACACCGGCGTTGCCGAGCTGGAAGACGCCTATAAAACGCTGGAGCCACTGCTGAGCCATTCGGCGGCCACGATTTTCGGCCTTAGCCTGGTTGCGGCAGGTCTGTCATCAACGGTCGTCGGGACGCTCGCCGGGCAGGTCGTCATGCAGGGCTTTGTGCGCTTCTATATCCCGCTGTGGGTACGCCGGGCTATTACCATGGCGCCGTCTTTCGTGGTCATCATGATGGGGCTCGATCCTACCCGTATTCTGGTCATGAGCCAGGTTCTGCTGAGCTTCGGGATTGCCCTGGCGCTGGTGCCGCTGCTGATTTTTACCAGCGACAAAAAGCTGATGGGTGACCTGGTTAACGTTCGCTGGGTGAAGCTTGTCGGCTGGGCGATTGTGGCGGTGGTGGTGGCGCTGAACCTGTGGTTGATTTTCGGCACGTTATTTGGCAATTAA
- a CDS encoding DUF2502 domain-containing protein, translating to MFRSLMLALALLAAAPMVANAGEITLLPSVKLQIGDRDYRGNYWDGGRWRDRDYWHRNYEWRDRGWHHHRGWNKGWDRGRNSYERGYREGWRDRDDHRGRGHGHGHRH from the coding sequence ATGTTCAGGTCATTAATGCTTGCCCTTGCCTTACTGGCCGCGGCGCCGATGGTGGCTAACGCGGGTGAAATTACCCTGCTGCCGTCGGTTAAGTTACAGATTGGCGACAGGGATTATCGCGGCAACTACTGGGACGGCGGCAGATGGCGGGACCGCGACTACTGGCACCGAAACTATGAATGGCGCGATCGCGGCTGGCATCACCACCGTGGCTGGAACAAAGGCTGGGATCGCGGTCGCAACAGCTACGAACGCGGCTATCGCGAAGGCTGGAGAGATCGAGACGACCACCGTGGCAGAGGCCACGGCCACGGCCACCGCCACTGA
- the mgrA gene encoding L-glyceraldehyde 3-phosphate reductase — MTWQPDPERYTSMEYRRCGRSGLKLPAISLGLWHNFGDETLLETSRQLLRKAFDLGITHFDLANNYGPPPGSAESNFGRILREDFHAWRDELIISTKAGYTMWDGPYGDWGSRKYLISSLDQSLKRMGLEYVDIFYHHRPDPETPLEETMRALDHLVRQGKALYVGISNYPADQAEKAIDILNDLGTPCLIHQPRYSMFERWVEGGLLDLLQNKGVGSIAFSPLAGGQLTDRYLGGIPADSRAASGSRFLNPDQITEEKLAKVRKLNALAEKRGQKLSQMALAWVLRDEKITSVLIGASKTSQIEDAVGMLSKRGFSEQERAEIEAILV, encoded by the coding sequence ATGACCTGGCAGCCTGACCCTGAACGCTATACGTCTATGGAATACCGTCGCTGCGGCCGCAGCGGCCTGAAACTGCCCGCTATTTCCCTTGGCCTTTGGCATAATTTTGGCGATGAAACGCTGCTGGAAACCAGCCGCCAGCTGCTGAGAAAGGCCTTTGATCTCGGGATTACTCATTTCGACCTCGCCAACAACTACGGGCCGCCGCCGGGCTCGGCCGAGTCCAACTTTGGCCGCATTTTGCGGGAAGATTTCCATGCCTGGCGCGATGAGCTGATTATCTCCACTAAGGCGGGCTACACCATGTGGGACGGGCCTTACGGCGACTGGGGCTCGCGCAAATATTTGATTTCGAGCCTCGACCAGAGCCTGAAGCGCATGGGGCTGGAATACGTCGATATTTTCTATCATCACCGCCCGGACCCGGAAACGCCGCTGGAGGAGACCATGCGCGCCCTCGACCATCTCGTGCGCCAGGGCAAAGCGCTGTACGTGGGGATTTCTAACTACCCGGCAGACCAGGCGGAAAAAGCCATTGATATCCTGAACGATCTCGGCACACCCTGCCTCATCCACCAGCCGCGTTACTCGATGTTTGAGCGCTGGGTTGAAGGCGGCCTGCTGGATTTGCTGCAAAACAAAGGCGTCGGCAGCATCGCCTTTTCCCCTCTTGCCGGCGGCCAGCTCACCGACCGCTATCTGGGCGGTATTCCCGCTGATTCACGTGCCGCCAGCGGCAGTCGCTTCCTGAATCCGGACCAGATAACGGAAGAGAAACTGGCCAAAGTGCGCAAGCTTAATGCGCTGGCGGAAAAACGCGGGCAGAAGCTGTCGCAAATGGCGCTGGCGTGGGTACTGCGAGATGAGAAGATAACGTCGGTATTAATTGGCGCCAGTAAAACCAGCCAGATAGAGGATGCCGTGGGTATGCTTAGCAAGCGCGGCTTCAGCGAGCAGGAACGCGCTGAAATCGAGGCTATTTTAGTGTAA
- a CDS encoding alpha-keto acid decarboxylase family protein: MRYCVADYLVDRLNEAGIGHLFGVPGDYNLVFLDHVIAHPRLAWVGCANELNAAYAADGYARCKGAAALLTTFGVGELSALNGVAGSYAEHLPIIHIVGAPNSHAQQRGELLHHTLGDGDFRHFLRIAEEVSVAQASLTPANACSEIDRVILEALRQQRPGYLLLPSDVAEAPATRPSKRLAVSETAAEPATLEAFRHCAQAKIAESRSVALLADFLAQRYGLQKTLQQWMNSTPVPHASLLMGKGLFDESQPGFLGTYSGAASQPPVKQGIEGAGLVICVGVKFTDTITAGFSQKLSLQQTIEVQPNAVRVGERWFSGISMAQAIAILQPLCARQAASWPEATQRPPALPACESGKLDQHAFWQAIQNALQPGDIILADQGTAAFGAAALTLPAGVTFIVQPLWGSIGFTLPAAFGAQTAWPNRRVLLLIGDGSAQLTIQELGSMQRDGQKPVILLLNNEGYTVERAIHGPEQRYNDIAAWDWTRLPQAMNVDSLAECWRVTETAQLAAVLEKLASPERLALVEVVLPKQDIPELLRAVTSSLGKGNSEMEH, encoded by the coding sequence ATGCGCTACTGTGTGGCAGACTATCTTGTCGACCGGCTCAACGAAGCGGGGATCGGTCACCTCTTCGGCGTGCCCGGTGACTACAACCTTGTTTTCCTGGATCACGTTATCGCCCATCCGAGGCTGGCCTGGGTTGGCTGTGCTAATGAACTGAATGCGGCCTATGCTGCCGACGGATATGCCCGCTGCAAGGGGGCGGCGGCGCTGCTGACCACGTTCGGTGTCGGAGAGCTGAGCGCGCTTAACGGCGTGGCGGGAAGTTACGCAGAGCACCTGCCCATCATTCATATTGTTGGTGCGCCAAATAGCCACGCCCAGCAGCGTGGAGAGCTGCTTCACCACACGCTGGGTGATGGCGATTTCCGTCATTTTCTGCGCATCGCGGAAGAAGTCTCGGTGGCGCAGGCTTCGCTAACGCCCGCCAACGCCTGCAGCGAAATTGACCGCGTGATCCTCGAAGCCCTCAGGCAGCAGCGTCCCGGCTATCTGTTACTGCCGAGCGATGTTGCAGAAGCGCCTGCGACACGTCCCTCAAAACGCCTGGCGGTGAGCGAAACGGCGGCTGAACCGGCCACTCTGGAAGCCTTCCGCCATTGCGCGCAGGCCAAAATTGCCGAAAGCCGCAGCGTTGCCCTGTTGGCAGATTTCCTTGCCCAGCGCTACGGCCTGCAAAAAACGCTTCAACAATGGATGAACAGCACGCCCGTCCCGCATGCTTCATTGCTGATGGGAAAGGGGCTGTTTGATGAAAGCCAACCCGGTTTTCTCGGCACCTACAGCGGAGCGGCCAGCCAGCCGCCGGTCAAACAGGGTATTGAAGGCGCCGGGCTGGTTATCTGCGTGGGCGTGAAGTTTACCGACACCATCACCGCAGGATTTAGCCAGAAGCTAAGCCTGCAGCAGACGATTGAGGTTCAGCCGAATGCGGTGCGGGTGGGTGAACGCTGGTTTAGCGGCATTTCAATGGCTCAGGCGATAGCCATTTTGCAGCCGCTGTGCGCTCGTCAGGCCGCCTCCTGGCCCGAGGCAACGCAAAGGCCGCCAGCGCTCCCTGCCTGCGAAAGCGGCAAGCTGGACCAGCACGCTTTCTGGCAAGCAATACAAAATGCCTTACAGCCAGGGGATATCATTCTGGCCGATCAGGGCACGGCGGCCTTTGGCGCGGCGGCGTTGACTCTGCCTGCTGGCGTAACCTTCATCGTGCAGCCGCTCTGGGGATCGATCGGTTTTACGCTGCCAGCGGCGTTTGGGGCGCAAACCGCGTGGCCGAACAGGCGCGTACTTCTGCTGATAGGCGACGGCTCCGCCCAGCTCACTATTCAGGAGCTGGGCAGCATGCAGCGTGACGGCCAGAAACCGGTCATCCTGCTGTTGAATAACGAGGGTTACACGGTTGAACGCGCTATTCATGGCCCTGAACAGCGCTACAACGACATTGCGGCCTGGGACTGGACCCGTTTGCCGCAGGCGATGAACGTTGACAGCCTCGCCGAGTGCTGGCGAGTCACGGAAACCGCGCAGCTTGCCGCCGTGTTGGAGAAACTGGCCAGCCCGGAAAGGCTGGCGCTGGTGGAAGTGGTACTGCCAAAGCAGGACATTCCCGAGCTGCTGCGAGCGGTCACCAGCTCGCTGGGCAAGGGCAACTCAGAAATGGAGCACTAG